One Verrucomicrobiaceae bacterium genomic window carries:
- a CDS encoding DUF21 domain-containing protein — MLTAALILCLLLSFVLSGSESAVLAVSRVRVRHAAEKGDPRAQKLLPLLDDRDSLLGCITVANHLANLGAFLLVALPLIRHASFVKAALIFLIALPFFLLLLELMPKKLFRRYPFRSLRAVATLLQAVGLARPLFRMFATTNRITQTDDGAGSRRREDLKTLSESLAADNQLSSSATRLIGSVMDFHRRSTGDLMLPLDRSAALRADQPLHAALQIARSQKSALLPVLDEHGHFIGVLDTATLPSSLPADRLVRQHMRTLISVPARSPALHTLQRLRKQGRRLALVTGEDELPVGLITDDRLLAPLMQ, encoded by the coding sequence ATGCTGACGGCGGCCCTCATTCTATGCCTTTTGCTTTCCTTCGTGCTTTCGGGCTCGGAGAGCGCGGTGCTGGCCGTCAGTCGCGTGCGTGTGCGGCATGCGGCGGAAAAGGGCGATCCCAGAGCCCAGAAACTGCTGCCACTGCTGGATGACCGTGACTCACTGCTGGGCTGCATCACCGTGGCGAATCATCTGGCGAATCTGGGGGCCTTTCTGCTGGTGGCGCTGCCGCTGATCCGGCATGCGAGCTTTGTGAAGGCGGCTCTGATCTTTCTCATCGCGCTGCCGTTTTTCCTCCTGCTGCTGGAGCTGATGCCGAAGAAGCTCTTTCGCCGCTACCCCTTCCGCTCGCTGCGGGCTGTGGCCACGCTGTTGCAGGCAGTGGGCCTAGCGAGACCACTTTTCCGCATGTTTGCCACCACGAACCGGATCACCCAAACGGATGACGGTGCTGGCAGTCGCAGACGAGAGGATTTGAAGACACTCTCCGAGTCACTCGCCGCGGATAATCAGCTCTCTAGCTCTGCCACTCGCCTAATCGGCAGTGTGATGGACTTTCACCGCCGTAGCACAGGTGATCTGATGCTGCCGCTGGACCGTAGTGCGGCACTCAGGGCTGATCAGCCGCTGCACGCTGCGCTGCAAATAGCACGCTCACAAAAATCCGCACTCCTACCAGTGCTCGATGAGCATGGCCACTTCATCGGAGTGCTAGATACAGCGACACTGCCGTCCTCACTGCCGGCAGATCGCCTCGTGCGGCAGCACATGCGCACACTCATCAGTGTGCCTGCTCGCTCCCCTGCCCTTCACACGCTGCAGCGCCTGCGCAAGCAGGGCCGCCGCCTCGCACTCGTCACGGGCGAGGATGAGCTGCCCGTGGGCCTCATCACAGATGATCGCCTGCTGGCTCCACTGATGCAGTAA
- the fabD gene encoding ACP S-malonyltransferase, with amino-acid sequence MKAVLLFSGQGAQKVGMGKDLAEAHPAARSLLEQVDAALGFSLTNVMFEGPMEELTKTSRCQPALYAHGLAILEVLKSKLPQLEISATAGLSLGEFTAHAAAGTFDFATGLKLVFQRGSFMEQACAATQGAMVAMIGGEEAAIRELAAECDVDVANLNAPGQIVLSGSVAGIESAAAKAKDKGIKRAIPLPVAGAYHSRLMQTAQDQLAAVLAATALQTPRCTVVSNFAARAVSSAEDIRETLTRQVTGSVRWVECMQSLIAAGHTRFIECGPDATLAGLLGKIDKSAQVISIKDAATLDAAVAALTA; translated from the coding sequence ATGAAAGCTGTTCTCCTCTTCTCCGGCCAAGGCGCTCAAAAAGTCGGCATGGGCAAAGATCTCGCTGAGGCACACCCCGCCGCCCGTAGCCTGCTGGAGCAGGTGGACGCCGCATTGGGCTTTTCCCTGACGAATGTGATGTTCGAGGGGCCGATGGAGGAGCTCACGAAGACTAGCCGCTGCCAACCTGCCCTCTATGCGCATGGACTCGCTATCTTGGAGGTGCTGAAATCGAAGCTGCCCCAGCTCGAGATCAGCGCTACGGCAGGGCTTTCGCTCGGGGAATTCACCGCGCATGCAGCAGCAGGCACCTTTGACTTCGCCACGGGGCTGAAGCTGGTTTTTCAGCGTGGTAGCTTCATGGAGCAGGCCTGCGCCGCCACTCAGGGCGCGATGGTGGCCATGATCGGTGGTGAGGAGGCCGCGATCCGTGAGCTGGCCGCAGAATGTGATGTCGATGTGGCCAATCTAAATGCCCCAGGCCAGATCGTGCTCAGTGGCAGCGTCGCTGGCATCGAGTCCGCCGCTGCCAAAGCGAAGGATAAAGGCATCAAGCGTGCCATCCCGCTGCCCGTCGCAGGTGCTTATCACAGCCGCCTCATGCAGACTGCGCAGGATCAACTGGCAGCAGTTTTGGCCGCTACGGCACTGCAAACGCCACGCTGCACCGTGGTGAGTAATTTCGCCGCCCGCGCCGTCAGCTCTGCCGAGGACATCCGCGAGACGCTCACTCGCCAAGTCACGGGCAGTGTCCGCTGGGTGGAGTGCATGCAGAGCCTCATTGCCGCAGGTCACACACGTTTCATCGAATGCGGCCCCGATGCGACACTGGCCGGACTCCTGGGTAAAATCGACAAATCCGCCCAAGTCATCAGCATCAAAGACGCCGCTACGCTCGATGCCGCTGTGGCTGCGCTGACGGCGTAA
- a CDS encoding VWA domain-containing protein, whose translation MRFLNPSFLHLAWLAIIPLALWLFRRAARRLPVSTLLFFKSLAREHQESAWLRQIKKWLSLALTLLALILAVLALARPSGDLAAGSTQAVVLVADRSASMSARDAAAVSRMEAAKTALRSVVRSLPDQAVLTLIAYDARPEVLLSRSRNRRECLRLIDTLDAVPIEGDAAAALEAAHRLAELDAGAKIWLASDALPADGSKVSFLDCALPEVLNAGLTGFQIRPGPLSGGQLELFASISASAANRATVTSTLEMTLAGRLAQLREVELAPGASISLILPLEAMRGQQVELRLRTPGDCMSWDDAAAAPLPRPHAIQAAWFAQDADPFTELALASLVESRRVEMTRYEPAAWPPKEKPDVYIFEHWLPGKDWPTDRPVIVLDPRQSSGPLTVRQLPGNGVPHDGVRAVQAEHPVLYRVASGRVAVTRSVELTLPSSLETLWMAGNDPVLAAGEHAGQRLVVTGFSPARSEQLALLPALPLVLGNALFWCAEPSTAMQELRPRHTGELIAADGLVSWQAWDGSTFIRTSEQSSGSLLPLRRIGVWESSDGRSGASILASAAETNLRAAASSPTSSPALSRSLLSTNAFGTWSRRLIWMLLALLLLESFLFHRKAVY comes from the coding sequence ATGCGCTTTCTAAACCCGAGCTTCCTCCACCTTGCCTGGCTGGCGATCATTCCGCTGGCGCTGTGGCTTTTCCGGCGGGCGGCACGGCGGCTACCCGTGTCCACGCTGCTGTTTTTCAAATCATTGGCCCGTGAGCACCAGGAGTCCGCATGGCTGCGCCAGATCAAAAAATGGCTCTCGCTCGCTCTCACCCTTTTGGCACTGATTTTGGCCGTACTGGCCCTCGCTCGGCCCTCCGGTGATCTAGCGGCTGGGAGCACGCAGGCCGTCGTTTTGGTCGCAGACCGCTCTGCGTCCATGTCCGCACGAGATGCAGCCGCGGTGAGCCGTATGGAGGCTGCAAAGACCGCACTGCGCTCCGTCGTGCGCTCCTTGCCAGATCAGGCGGTGCTCACACTCATCGCCTACGATGCGCGGCCAGAGGTACTGCTCTCCCGCAGTCGGAATCGGCGTGAGTGCCTGCGCCTCATCGACACACTGGATGCTGTGCCGATCGAAGGAGATGCCGCCGCTGCGCTGGAGGCGGCTCATCGGCTCGCCGAGCTCGATGCAGGTGCAAAAATCTGGCTCGCGAGTGATGCGCTGCCGGCAGATGGCAGCAAGGTGTCGTTCCTCGATTGCGCCTTGCCAGAGGTGCTCAATGCAGGCCTCACCGGCTTTCAAATCCGGCCTGGCCCACTCAGTGGCGGTCAGCTTGAGCTCTTTGCCAGCATCAGCGCCTCCGCTGCGAATCGCGCCACCGTGACCAGCACGCTCGAGATGACACTGGCTGGCCGACTGGCCCAGTTGCGCGAGGTGGAGCTAGCCCCTGGAGCCTCCATTTCGCTCATTTTGCCGCTGGAGGCCATGCGTGGCCAGCAGGTGGAGCTACGACTGCGCACTCCAGGTGACTGCATGAGCTGGGATGATGCCGCAGCAGCCCCATTGCCGCGTCCGCATGCGATTCAGGCCGCGTGGTTCGCACAGGATGCAGATCCATTTACAGAACTGGCCCTCGCATCGCTGGTGGAGTCACGCCGGGTCGAGATGACTCGCTACGAGCCCGCAGCCTGGCCCCCGAAGGAAAAGCCTGATGTGTATATCTTTGAGCACTGGCTACCGGGCAAAGACTGGCCCACGGACCGGCCCGTCATCGTGCTCGATCCTCGTCAAAGCAGTGGCCCGCTCACGGTGCGGCAGCTTCCAGGCAATGGCGTGCCGCATGATGGTGTGCGAGCCGTGCAGGCGGAGCATCCTGTGCTCTACCGGGTGGCGAGTGGTCGTGTGGCGGTGACTCGGTCCGTCGAGCTCACGCTCCCATCCTCACTTGAGACGCTGTGGATGGCGGGGAATGATCCCGTACTAGCTGCCGGTGAGCATGCGGGGCAGCGCCTCGTCGTTACCGGATTCTCCCCTGCGCGGTCAGAGCAGCTCGCGCTGCTGCCAGCGCTGCCACTGGTGCTGGGAAATGCCCTTTTCTGGTGTGCAGAGCCCTCCACCGCCATGCAGGAGCTACGCCCACGCCACACGGGGGAGCTCATCGCTGCGGATGGACTGGTGAGCTGGCAAGCCTGGGATGGCAGCACCTTCATCCGCACCAGTGAGCAGAGTAGCGGCAGCCTGCTACCACTGCGCCGGATAGGCGTGTGGGAGAGCTCCGATGGCCGCAGTGGGGCCAGCATCCTCGCCAGCGCTGCGGAGACAAATTTACGCGCCGCCGCATCCTCGCCAACCAGCTCACCGGCACTATCACGCTCGCTGCTATCCACGAATGCCTTTGGCACCTGGTCGCGGCGTTTGATCTGGATGTTACTGGCGCTCCTGTTGCTAGAGAGCTTCCTCTTTCACCGCAAAGCCGTGTATTGA
- the rpsU gene encoding 30S ribosomal protein S21, which yields MTEVQIRKGEPVDRALKRLKTKLEMEGVLEEVRRLRAHETPKERYRRKARATAKRGKIRFRFTMPKSAEEAAPAIEAVGA from the coding sequence ATGACTGAAGTCCAAATCCGCAAAGGCGAACCTGTTGACCGCGCCCTCAAACGTCTCAAGACGAAACTCGAGATGGAAGGCGTCCTCGAGGAAGTGCGCCGCCTGCGTGCTCACGAGACCCCCAAAGAGCGTTACCGCCGTAAGGCCCGTGCTACCGCCAAGCGTGGCAAGATCCGTTTCCGCTTCACGATGCCGAAGTCTGCCGAAGAGGCTGCTCCCGCCATCGAAGCCGTCGGCGCTTAA
- a CDS encoding D-aminoacylase, with product MRLFCLFFAQLAVFAPAATFDLLIENARIADGTGAALQTGSIAIKDGKIAAIGKLDGAEAAQKIDAGGLVAAPGFIDVHTHSEDICENPVAENFLRMGVTTIITGNCGSSRTDVGRFFTEIEAARPALNVATLIGHGSVRRDGMGGSFIRAPDAAQLAAMEKNVDQAMQEGALGLSTGLIYVPGSFAKTEEITALAKIVARYDGIYVSHMRYETVKIFEAVEELLRIARDSGCRAELSHIKLAGPSAWGKAQEVLRVLDQARAVGLKITHDQYAYTASSTSLRQTIPDAALEGTREDFLKRLADPAEKAKILSGMAEMRQRQGRQDYAYAVIARFAADASLNGKNIPQAAKLLRGADTLDDQIETILDLEARGGASAIFHGMNEDDLRTFMRHPLTMTASDGGPRRLGEDMPHPRSYGNNARVLARYVREEKLLTLEDAVRRMTSLPAETFHLTGRGILRPGAAADVVIFDPAGVNDPSTFADPHHYAEGFTHVLVNGVPVIEKNRLTTARPGQIVRRQGHK from the coding sequence ATGCGCCTGTTTTGCCTCTTTTTTGCCCAACTTGCCGTTTTTGCCCCGGCGGCCACTTTTGACCTCTTGATCGAAAATGCCCGCATCGCAGACGGCACTGGCGCTGCGCTCCAAACGGGCTCCATCGCCATCAAAGACGGAAAAATCGCCGCCATCGGAAAGCTGGACGGCGCGGAGGCGGCTCAAAAAATCGACGCAGGTGGTCTCGTCGCCGCACCGGGCTTCATCGACGTGCATACGCACTCCGAGGACATCTGCGAAAACCCTGTGGCAGAGAATTTCCTGCGCATGGGCGTCACCACCATCATCACCGGGAATTGTGGCTCCTCCCGCACGGATGTGGGCCGCTTTTTCACGGAGATCGAGGCCGCACGGCCCGCGCTGAATGTCGCCACACTCATCGGTCATGGCAGCGTGCGCCGCGATGGGATGGGCGGCAGCTTCATCCGCGCCCCAGACGCCGCCCAGCTCGCCGCGATGGAAAAAAACGTCGATCAGGCCATGCAGGAGGGGGCCTTGGGCCTGAGCACCGGCCTCATCTACGTGCCGGGCTCCTTTGCCAAGACGGAGGAGATCACCGCTCTGGCCAAAATCGTCGCACGCTATGACGGCATCTACGTCAGCCACATGCGCTATGAGACGGTGAAGATCTTTGAGGCCGTGGAGGAGCTGCTGCGCATCGCCCGCGACTCTGGCTGCCGTGCGGAGCTTTCACACATCAAACTAGCGGGCCCCAGCGCCTGGGGAAAGGCGCAGGAGGTGCTCCGCGTGCTGGATCAAGCCCGTGCGGTGGGGCTCAAGATCACGCACGATCAATACGCCTACACCGCCAGCAGCACCAGCCTGCGCCAGACCATCCCAGATGCCGCCCTGGAGGGCACGCGGGAGGATTTCCTCAAGCGCCTAGCTGATCCAGCTGAAAAGGCCAAAATCCTCAGTGGCATGGCCGAGATGCGGCAGCGTCAGGGCCGCCAAGACTATGCTTATGCCGTGATCGCCCGATTCGCCGCAGATGCATCGCTGAACGGCAAAAACATCCCTCAAGCCGCCAAGCTCCTACGCGGTGCAGACACGCTCGATGACCAGATCGAGACCATCCTCGACCTGGAGGCCCGTGGAGGAGCCAGCGCCATCTTTCATGGCATGAATGAGGACGATTTGCGCACCTTCATGCGCCATCCACTGACCATGACAGCCAGTGATGGTGGACCACGCCGCCTGGGCGAAGACATGCCGCACCCACGTAGCTACGGGAACAATGCTCGCGTGCTGGCCCGCTACGTGCGTGAGGAAAAACTGCTCACACTGGAGGATGCCGTGCGCCGCATGACCAGCCTGCCCGCAGAGACCTTTCACCTCACAGGGCGTGGCATTTTACGGCCAGGAGCAGCGGCGGATGTGGTCATCTTTGACCCCGCTGGTGTGAATGATCCCTCCACCTTCGCTGATCCGCATCACTACGCAGAGGGCTTCACCCATGTCCTCGTGAATGGTGTGCCTGTGATCGAGAAAAACCGCCTCACCACCGCTCGCCCAGGCCAGATCGTGCGTAGGCAGGGCCACAAGTGA
- a CDS encoding HesA/MoeB/ThiF family protein: MNAELTAEERAIYEWQMWVPGVGEAGQSKLKSASVLISRVGGLGGLVALELAAAGVGRLILAHGGKLKASDLNRQLLQTHDHIGQPRMESITRRLRELNPRCEIIGIEENVHESNADGLVAQADIVVDAAPLFQERLALNAAAFRAGKPLVECAMHTMQASVTTFIPEETGCLACYVPEVPPTWKRQFPVFGAVSGTAACIGAMEVIKRITGIGSLLAGEMLSMDLATMQFRRVKLPRRPDCAVCGRVS, translated from the coding sequence ATGAATGCCGAACTGACCGCTGAGGAACGTGCCATCTACGAATGGCAGATGTGGGTGCCTGGTGTGGGCGAGGCCGGTCAGTCAAAGCTGAAGTCTGCCAGTGTGCTCATCTCGCGTGTGGGTGGTCTAGGCGGGCTAGTGGCGCTGGAGCTGGCCGCCGCTGGCGTGGGCCGACTCATCCTAGCGCATGGTGGAAAGCTCAAGGCATCCGATCTGAACCGCCAACTGCTGCAAACGCATGATCACATCGGCCAACCACGCATGGAGTCCATCACCCGGCGGCTGCGTGAGCTGAATCCACGCTGTGAGATCATCGGCATCGAAGAAAACGTCCATGAAAGCAATGCAGACGGCCTCGTGGCGCAGGCCGACATCGTCGTCGATGCCGCACCGCTGTTTCAGGAGCGACTAGCACTCAATGCAGCGGCTTTTCGTGCTGGGAAGCCGCTGGTGGAATGCGCCATGCACACGATGCAGGCCAGCGTGACCACTTTTATTCCTGAAGAGACGGGCTGCCTCGCCTGCTATGTCCCAGAGGTGCCTCCCACATGGAAGCGGCAGTTCCCCGTCTTCGGCGCAGTGTCTGGCACAGCGGCCTGCATCGGCGCAATGGAGGTGATCAAGCGGATCACGGGCATCGGCAGCCTACTGGCGGGTGAAATGCTCTCCATGGATCTCGCCACGATGCAGTTCCGCCGCGTGAAGCTGCCACGGCGGCCCGACTGCGCGGTGTGTGGCCGTGTGAGCTGA
- the thiS gene encoding sulfur carrier protein ThiS, producing the protein MKITLNGENRVLDGPQPLRGLLESLGLGGKPVVVEQNHAALLPRELETAIVNEGDVIEVVQITAGG; encoded by the coding sequence ATGAAAATCACCCTCAATGGCGAAAATCGCGTTCTCGATGGCCCGCAGCCTCTGCGCGGCCTGTTGGAGTCCCTCGGGCTCGGCGGCAAACCCGTCGTAGTGGAGCAAAATCACGCCGCACTGCTTCCTCGCGAGCTAGAGACCGCGATCGTGAATGAAGGGGATGTGATCGAAGTGGTGCAAATCACCGCTGGCGGCTGA
- a CDS encoding DUF1549 domain-containing protein has product MKSPLFGLLATLLTSSLCLAAPDLAATAAKIDELVNAKLAKEKITANKPASDEVFVRRVYLDIAGRIPSLAETTTFLKSTDQDKRSKLIDELLADDGYVQNFTNYWADILRMKSNMIGGGQSLPAFYSYSRWLKDSLRENKPYDQMVRELVAADGKTYENGAVGFYIRDYNMPLDNMAVTTQIFLGTSMVCAQCHNHPFDKWTQMDYYQMAAHTYGMSGTNGLTNPLLIQAMYGTGIAKNAKAKKAKGYGSPLAKFDLPEGVERKDIGRAMSEILRPLRYNTVLDDSHRKALRLPHDYQYPDAKPKSQIAPVIPAAFSKDGNIVKDGKKPVEAYVGWMTSKENPRFTTVIANRLWKKLMGQGIIEPVDEITDSTVPSNPQLMTFLEETMKASNYDMKAFLRAILNSQAYQREAYSKDVELGEVYHFPGPLLRRMSAEQIWDSMVTLYKPNADQPSIENKVEAEITLRRVEWLDRALNSLSPEQLRACSVKVALKQKDLAAEVRAAQESLDAASKSKDEDAIREARASIKGQRKRLDDAVDAIVYDAGFKRFAELAKEGKLDEFTRDEDFAKEVATAIKAKKDGEELSLEEALSILARQRRAKLTELAKSRLKADAERFEVRDEKDRASLRAWETFRDSYMVRACDMRSPAPNGHFLREFGQSDRELVENSNDEASVGQALMLLNGKTFSNLMNRYTVISRALDRAKKEGGEAVIDTVYLSLLSRRATAEEKALLKPIADNADATDRGDVLWTVLNTRQFFFIQ; this is encoded by the coding sequence ATGAAAAGTCCCCTCTTCGGTCTCCTCGCCACGCTCCTCACTTCCAGCCTCTGCCTCGCCGCACCTGATCTCGCCGCCACAGCCGCGAAGATCGACGAACTCGTCAATGCAAAGCTCGCCAAGGAAAAAATCACGGCCAACAAGCCCGCCAGCGATGAGGTCTTTGTCCGCCGTGTCTATCTGGACATCGCAGGCCGCATCCCCAGCCTGGCAGAAACCACGACTTTCCTGAAAAGCACGGATCAAGACAAGCGCTCAAAGCTCATCGACGAGCTCCTCGCTGATGACGGCTATGTGCAGAATTTCACCAACTACTGGGCCGACATCCTGCGCATGAAGTCCAATATGATCGGCGGTGGCCAGAGCCTCCCCGCCTTTTACTCCTACTCACGCTGGCTGAAGGACAGCCTCCGAGAAAACAAGCCTTACGACCAAATGGTCCGCGAGCTCGTCGCTGCCGATGGCAAGACCTACGAGAACGGCGCAGTCGGCTTCTACATCCGCGACTACAACATGCCGCTCGATAACATGGCTGTCACCACGCAGATCTTCCTCGGCACCAGCATGGTCTGCGCCCAGTGTCATAATCATCCCTTCGATAAATGGACCCAGATGGACTACTACCAGATGGCAGCCCACACCTACGGCATGAGCGGCACCAACGGGCTCACCAATCCCCTGCTCATCCAGGCCATGTATGGCACGGGCATCGCCAAAAACGCCAAAGCGAAGAAAGCCAAAGGCTACGGCTCCCCGCTTGCCAAATTTGACCTCCCCGAAGGCGTCGAGCGCAAAGACATCGGCCGTGCCATGAGCGAAATCCTACGCCCTCTGCGCTACAACACCGTCCTCGACGACTCGCACCGCAAAGCGCTGCGCCTCCCCCACGATTATCAATACCCTGACGCCAAGCCCAAGTCCCAGATCGCCCCCGTCATCCCTGCAGCATTCTCCAAAGACGGCAACATCGTCAAAGACGGCAAAAAACCTGTCGAAGCCTACGTCGGCTGGATGACCAGCAAAGAAAACCCACGCTTCACCACCGTCATCGCCAACCGCCTTTGGAAAAAACTCATGGGCCAGGGCATCATCGAACCCGTGGACGAGATCACCGACAGCACCGTCCCCAGCAACCCACAGCTCATGACCTTCCTCGAAGAGACGATGAAGGCCTCCAACTACGACATGAAGGCCTTTCTCCGCGCCATCCTGAACTCCCAGGCCTATCAGCGTGAGGCCTACTCCAAAGATGTGGAGCTCGGTGAGGTCTATCACTTCCCCGGTCCCCTGCTCCGCCGCATGAGTGCCGAGCAGATCTGGGACAGCATGGTCACGCTCTACAAGCCGAACGCCGACCAGCCCAGCATCGAAAACAAAGTCGAGGCCGAAATCACCCTTCGCCGCGTCGAGTGGCTCGACCGCGCTCTCAATTCCCTCAGCCCCGAGCAGCTCCGCGCATGCAGCGTGAAAGTCGCTCTCAAACAAAAAGACCTCGCCGCTGAAGTCCGCGCTGCCCAGGAGTCCCTCGATGCAGCCTCCAAATCCAAAGACGAAGACGCCATCCGTGAAGCCCGCGCCAGCATCAAAGGCCAGCGCAAGCGCCTCGATGACGCCGTGGACGCCATCGTCTATGACGCCGGCTTCAAGCGCTTCGCCGAGCTGGCCAAAGAAGGCAAACTCGACGAGTTCACCCGCGACGAAGACTTCGCCAAAGAAGTCGCCACCGCCATCAAGGCCAAAAAAGACGGCGAAGAACTCAGCCTGGAAGAAGCCCTCAGCATCCTCGCCCGCCAGCGCCGCGCCAAGCTCACCGAACTCGCCAAATCGCGCCTCAAAGCAGACGCCGAGCGCTTTGAGGTCCGCGATGAAAAAGACCGCGCCAGCCTCCGCGCCTGGGAAACCTTCCGCGATTCCTACATGGTCCGCGCCTGCGACATGCGCAGCCCCGCCCCCAATGGCCACTTCCTCCGCGAATTCGGCCAGAGCGACCGCGAACTCGTCGAAAACTCCAACGACGAAGCCAGCGTCGGCCAAGCACTCATGCTCCTCAACGGCAAGACCTTCTCCAACCTCATGAACCGCTACACCGTCATCTCCCGCGCCCTTGACCGTGCAAAGAAAGAAGGCGGAGAAGCCGTCATCGACACCGTCTATCTCAGCCTCCTCAGCCGCCGCGCCACCGCCGAAGAAAAAGCTCTCCTCAAGCCCATCGCTGACAACGCAGACGCTACTGACCGCGGCGATGTCCTCTGGACCGTGCTGAACACCCGCCAGTTCTTCTTCATTCAATAA
- a CDS encoding DUF1549 domain-containing protein: MTIRILAVAALLTTSAHAAAIRASNDPVKDERPITAADRDHWAWKKLAASDKPHRLDALTHPGAPVRDEALIRRITFDLIGLPPTPEEISTFKAERTREPEAAIHGLIQRLLSSPRYGEHWAQWWLDLARYAETDGFEHDKDRPHAWKYRDWVIAALNRDMPLDEFVRMQIAGDLLGDETATGFLFAGPDMPDINNQDLRRHTVLNDITATVGTVCLGLTIGCAQCHDHPYDPLSQADFYRLRAFFDDTVLTQRDKQLGPSVRPFAKGVPASVVFVRGDHTRPGPRIQPGLPRLMNGAAQDRAALAQALTSSENALFLRTMANRLWQQHFGTPLSANPGDLGHQGTAPENPALLDWLAAEIPRQNWSLKKLHTLILLSRTYQQASLPPRRLTGEMLRDTLLSISGDLNLHTGGESVHLPLPAAISSTLLKKHAEKPSEPAQLNRRSIYTFARRNARHPVLDLFDRPDALAPCSRRNESTTAPQALLMLNSDLSVQTAQKLAAGLKADFGSEMPQIVHAAILRCFGREPRKADFDAATGFFAKQADFSLALEDYCLALLNANEFIFVD, encoded by the coding sequence ATGACGATCCGTATCCTAGCCGTCGCCGCACTGCTCACCACCAGTGCCCATGCTGCCGCGATCCGTGCATCGAATGATCCCGTCAAAGACGAGCGCCCCATCACCGCAGCAGATCGGGACCATTGGGCTTGGAAAAAGCTGGCCGCATCCGACAAGCCGCACAGGCTCGATGCCTTGACCCATCCAGGAGCCCCCGTACGTGATGAAGCCCTCATCCGGCGCATCACCTTTGACCTCATCGGCCTACCACCGACTCCAGAGGAAATCAGCACCTTCAAAGCAGAGCGCACACGCGAACCAGAGGCTGCCATACACGGGCTCATTCAGCGCCTGCTCTCCAGCCCACGTTACGGCGAGCACTGGGCGCAGTGGTGGCTGGACCTCGCTCGTTATGCAGAGACAGATGGCTTCGAGCACGACAAAGACCGCCCCCATGCCTGGAAATACCGCGACTGGGTGATCGCTGCTCTGAACCGCGACATGCCGCTGGATGAATTCGTGCGCATGCAGATCGCAGGCGATTTACTCGGTGATGAAACCGCCACCGGATTCCTGTTTGCCGGGCCAGACATGCCAGACATCAATAATCAAGACCTGCGCCGTCACACCGTGCTCAATGACATCACCGCCACCGTCGGCACCGTCTGCCTAGGCCTGACCATCGGCTGTGCACAGTGTCATGATCATCCATACGATCCACTCAGTCAGGCCGACTTTTACCGACTGCGGGCCTTCTTTGACGACACCGTGCTCACCCAGCGTGACAAGCAGCTCGGCCCTAGCGTGCGCCCCTTTGCCAAAGGAGTGCCCGCCAGTGTCGTCTTCGTGCGTGGAGACCACACACGGCCAGGTCCACGCATCCAGCCCGGTCTGCCACGCCTCATGAATGGTGCCGCGCAGGACCGCGCAGCCCTAGCTCAAGCCCTTACCAGCTCAGAAAATGCACTTTTCCTGCGGACGATGGCCAATCGCCTCTGGCAGCAGCATTTCGGCACCCCGCTGTCCGCCAATCCGGGCGATCTCGGCCACCAAGGCACCGCGCCGGAGAATCCGGCCCTGCTCGACTGGCTCGCCGCAGAGATTCCGCGTCAAAACTGGAGCCTCAAAAAGCTGCACACGCTCATCCTACTTTCACGCACCTATCAGCAGGCCTCCTTGCCACCACGCCGCCTCACAGGTGAGATGCTGCGAGATACACTCCTGAGCATCAGCGGTGATTTGAATCTGCATACCGGCGGCGAAAGCGTGCATCTGCCGCTCCCCGCAGCAATCAGCTCCACCCTGCTAAAAAAACACGCCGAAAAGCCCTCGGAGCCCGCACAGCTCAACCGCCGCAGCATCTACACCTTTGCCCGGCGCAATGCCCGGCACCCGGTCCTAGATCTCTTTGATCGCCCAGATGCACTGGCCCCTTGCAGCCGCCGAAACGAGTCCACCACCGCTCCGCAGGCCCTTTTGATGCTCAATTCCGACCTCAGCGTGCAAACCGCGCAAAAACTCGCCGCAGGTCTCAAAGCCGATTTCGGCTCCGAAATGCCCCAAATCGTCCACGCAGCCATTTTGCGCTGCTTTGGCCGCGAGCCACGCAAAGCCGACTTCGACGCCGCGACAGGCTTTTTCGCCAAACAGGCCGATTTCAGCCTCGCGTTAGAAGATTACTGCCTCGCCCTACTCAACGCGAATGAGTTCATCTTTGTGGACTGA